One part of the Paraglaciecola sp. L3A3 genome encodes these proteins:
- a CDS encoding GGDEF domain-containing protein produces MAMHNNEFSLRGIMLNQLKEKYQLSILSILGIVSVLGVSPFAVIRYLEGNNTAAFINMLIVLGITIIVIYALYTKKVQTANGVAAVFINVGVVLITITNGIDSLLWVYPVFASTFFLVKPNAALKINAIAGLALVTLFDVFTLVSMTSFIVTILMLSLSGFIHASHSAKQFSLLETLNTIDALTGALNRRALTTDLEAAVSLSERNNVQQLLVIMDIDYFKMVNDKYGHDGGDQVLKNMVTIINGHIRKHDRLYRYGGEEFVLLISELDHLQQHSFIDNLRAHIKKDLKTPDGEVVTVSFGVAAWQPGTSILAWLKSADKALYQAKAQGRDCVVFSDK; encoded by the coding sequence ATGGCAATGCATAATAATGAATTTTCACTTAGGGGCATCATGCTCAACCAATTAAAGGAAAAATATCAACTTTCTATACTGTCGATTCTCGGTATTGTTTCAGTATTAGGTGTTTCTCCATTCGCGGTCATACGTTACCTTGAAGGTAATAACACTGCGGCATTTATTAATATGCTTATTGTGTTGGGCATTACGATCATAGTGATTTATGCGCTTTACACAAAAAAAGTTCAAACAGCCAATGGAGTCGCCGCAGTATTTATTAATGTTGGTGTTGTACTGATCACCATTACCAATGGAATAGACAGCTTATTGTGGGTTTATCCCGTATTCGCCAGTACTTTTTTTCTGGTTAAGCCGAATGCCGCCCTCAAAATCAATGCTATCGCTGGACTTGCTCTAGTAACCTTATTTGACGTTTTTACTTTGGTTTCTATGACTTCTTTTATTGTCACCATCTTGATGCTGTCATTAAGCGGCTTTATTCATGCAAGCCATAGCGCAAAACAATTTAGTTTACTAGAAACCTTGAATACGATAGATGCTTTGACCGGGGCGCTGAATCGTCGAGCATTAACTACAGATCTTGAAGCCGCCGTGTCTCTTTCTGAACGAAATAATGTTCAGCAGTTACTAGTAATAATGGATATTGATTATTTTAAGATGGTCAATGATAAATATGGCCATGATGGTGGTGACCAAGTTTTGAAAAACATGGTCACAATTATCAATGGACATATTCGTAAACACGACCGCCTTTATCGGTATGGCGGAGAAGAGTTTGTGTTGTTGATTTCTGAACTCGATCATCTCCAACAGCATAGTTTTATCGACAATCTCAGAGCCCATATTAAAAAGGATTTAAAAACCCCAGATGGAGAAGTTGTAACAGTGTCTTTTGGCGTGGCAGCTTGGCAACCAGGAACAAGCATATTAGCTTGGTTGAAAAGTGCCGATAAAGCACTTTATCAAGCTAAAGCTCAAGGCCGTGACTGTGTAGTCTTTAGCGATAAGTAA
- the gltB gene encoding glutamate synthase large subunit, with product MSLYHPNDSKDNCGFGLIANTQGEPSHKLVSTAIEGLDRMQHRGGIASDGITGDGCGLLLQKPDAFFQKVAAENNWKLSQKYGVGMIFLNPDEALAQVARDILAEELEKETLSVVGWRVVPTDNSILGDLAVSCVPQIEQIYVNAPPGWRTEDLGRRLFMARRRTEKRLEDDSEFYIASLSNTVTVYKGLVMAGDLPKFYLDLADEDMQSSICVFHQRFSTNTLPRWPLAQPFRFLAHNGEINTIRGNRDWAQARSGKFKTPLLPDLADAAPFVNEVGSDSSSLDNMLELFLAGGMDLFRAMRLLVPPAYQNNKTMDEDLKAFYEFNSMHMEPWDGPAGIVLTNGRHAACNLDRNGLRPARYVITKDGLITLASEVGIWDYDEKDVVEKGRVAPGEMLAIDTETGKIWRSNEIDDDLKNRHPYKEWLDKSIRHLTPIEKCETPEVGKRLFDNDTMNTYFKQFNISYEEMDQVIKVLAKDGQEATGSMGDDTPMAVLSGKSRTIYDFFRQQFAQVTNPPIDPLRENHVMSLATCIGREKSVFTETSGYADRVLFNSPIMTYSDLKQLREYDPEHYYAEFVELNYKPTEGLKKALTRVCDEVEHIVSHKRAAFVILSDRKIKQSLIPIPAAMAVGAVQKRLVEKGLRCDANIVVETASVRDPHHYAVLLGLGATAIYPFLAYEIIEQMCENNELELTPLEGIVNYRKGINKGLYKIMSKMGISTIASYRCSKLFEAVGINDSVMATCFKGVPSRIQGADFDDFEQDQINLNRVAWLKRKSQDHGGLLKYVHGGEYHTYNPDVVTSLQKAVVSGNYADYQVYSALVNERPIACLRDLLQLSPEADPISIDDVEPAENLFKRFDTAAMSIGALSPEAHEALAIAMNRLGGNSNSGEGGEDVKRFGNEKNSNIKQIASGRFGVTPHYLVNAKILQIKVAQGAKPGEGGQLPGDKVNAYIAELRHSVPGVTLISPPPHHDIYSIEDLAQLIFDLKQVNPEALISVKLVSEPGVGTIACGVAKAYADLITISGYDGGTGASPLTSVKYAGSPWELGLAETQQALVSNGLRHKVRVQTDGGLKTGLDVVKGAILGAESFGFGTGPMVALGCKYLRICHLNNCATGIATQDENLRDNHFIGLPEMVMNYFRFVAQEVREIMASLGVSKLDDLIGRTDLLKVLDGVTAKQNKLDLQPILAKPEAGDHTKLFCSEGANAPADKGDLNKQLLTDLQTSVETKAGGVFNYNIRNTDRSVGAIISGLIAKNYGNKGMDEHPIKLNFTGTAGQSFGVWNAGGLEMTISGDANDYVGKGMAGGKLVIHPPRGVSFKSNESVIAGNTCLYGATGGKLFAAGLAGERFAVRNSGAIAVVEGIGDNGCEYMTGGIVAVLGRTGVNFGAGMTGGFAYILDESDDIEQRVNGDLVEMLSIEDKSILTEHLRGLINQHYEETGSEHAHNILSNFATFLPKFRLVKPKTSDVKNLLGHISRSTAELRVQVQ from the coding sequence ATGAGTTTATATCATCCTAACGATTCAAAGGATAATTGTGGATTTGGATTAATCGCCAATACTCAAGGCGAACCAAGTCACAAATTAGTCAGTACCGCAATTGAAGGTCTTGACCGTATGCAACATAGGGGCGGAATAGCGTCTGATGGCATCACGGGCGATGGCTGTGGTTTACTGTTACAAAAGCCTGATGCATTTTTTCAAAAAGTTGCAGCAGAAAATAATTGGAAGTTAAGCCAGAAATATGGGGTGGGAATGATTTTCCTAAACCCAGACGAGGCCTTAGCCCAAGTAGCTCGAGACATCCTAGCTGAAGAGCTAGAGAAAGAAACTCTTTCAGTAGTGGGTTGGCGTGTAGTGCCTACCGACAATTCAATTTTGGGTGACTTAGCTGTAAGCTGCGTACCACAAATTGAACAAATTTATGTCAATGCTCCTCCAGGTTGGCGAACAGAAGATCTAGGCCGTCGTTTGTTTATGGCTCGCCGTCGTACTGAAAAACGATTAGAAGATGACTCTGAGTTTTATATAGCCAGTTTATCTAATACTGTGACTGTCTATAAAGGACTTGTCATGGCTGGTGACTTGCCTAAGTTTTATTTAGACTTAGCAGATGAAGATATGCAATCGTCTATCTGTGTATTTCACCAACGTTTTTCAACCAACACCTTACCTCGCTGGCCATTAGCTCAACCATTCCGCTTTTTGGCGCACAATGGTGAAATAAATACTATCCGCGGTAACCGTGATTGGGCACAAGCTCGTTCTGGTAAATTCAAAACTCCATTACTACCTGACTTAGCTGATGCCGCACCATTTGTAAATGAAGTGGGCTCTGACTCATCTTCACTAGACAATATGCTGGAATTATTCTTAGCCGGTGGTATGGATTTATTCCGTGCTATGCGTTTATTAGTTCCGCCCGCATATCAAAACAATAAAACCATGGATGAAGACTTAAAAGCCTTCTACGAATTTAACTCCATGCACATGGAACCATGGGATGGGCCTGCTGGCATAGTATTGACGAATGGTCGTCATGCCGCTTGTAACCTTGACCGAAATGGTCTTCGCCCAGCACGTTATGTGATCACTAAAGATGGTTTAATTACATTAGCATCTGAAGTGGGTATCTGGGACTACGATGAAAAAGATGTCGTAGAAAAAGGTCGTGTAGCACCTGGTGAAATGTTAGCTATTGATACAGAAACCGGTAAAATCTGGCGCTCAAATGAAATAGATGATGACTTAAAAAATCGCCATCCCTATAAGGAATGGTTAGATAAAAGTATTCGTCATTTAACGCCTATTGAAAAGTGCGAAACACCAGAAGTTGGCAAACGTCTGTTTGATAACGACACTATGAATACCTACTTCAAGCAATTTAATATTAGCTATGAAGAAATGGATCAAGTCATTAAAGTACTGGCAAAAGATGGTCAAGAAGCGACAGGTTCGATGGGTGACGATACACCTATGGCTGTATTATCAGGAAAAAGTCGTACTATCTATGACTTTTTCCGTCAACAATTTGCCCAAGTAACCAATCCACCTATCGATCCATTACGTGAAAATCACGTTATGTCTTTGGCAACCTGTATTGGCCGCGAAAAATCTGTATTTACTGAAACGTCTGGTTATGCCGATCGTGTATTGTTTAACTCACCTATCATGACTTACTCAGACTTAAAACAATTACGTGAATATGATCCTGAGCATTATTATGCTGAATTTGTTGAACTTAACTACAAGCCAACTGAAGGTCTAAAGAAAGCCCTTACACGTGTATGTGATGAAGTAGAACACATAGTGAGTCACAAACGTGCAGCCTTTGTTATTTTATCAGATAGAAAAATCAAACAATCGCTGATCCCTATTCCTGCAGCTATGGCAGTGGGTGCAGTGCAAAAACGTTTAGTTGAAAAAGGTTTACGTTGTGACGCCAACATAGTGGTTGAAACAGCATCTGTTCGTGACCCTCATCACTACGCAGTTTTATTAGGCTTAGGTGCTACCGCTATCTATCCTTTCCTTGCTTATGAAATAATTGAGCAAATGTGTGAAAACAATGAACTAGAACTAACACCATTAGAAGGCATAGTTAACTACCGTAAAGGTATTAACAAAGGGCTATACAAGATCATGTCGAAGATGGGTATCTCCACCATCGCTAGTTACCGTTGTTCTAAGTTATTTGAAGCAGTGGGTATTAATGATTCTGTTATGGCCACTTGTTTTAAGGGTGTGCCTAGCCGAATTCAAGGTGCAGATTTTGATGATTTCGAACAAGATCAAATTAACTTAAATCGTGTTGCATGGCTTAAACGTAAATCACAAGATCATGGTGGTTTATTAAAATATGTACACGGTGGCGAATACCATACTTATAACCCTGATGTTGTCACCTCACTACAAAAAGCAGTAGTCAGCGGTAACTATGCAGATTATCAAGTCTATAGCGCCTTAGTTAACGAGCGCCCTATCGCTTGTTTACGCGACTTACTTCAGTTATCGCCAGAAGCAGATCCTATATCAATTGATGATGTTGAACCTGCCGAAAACTTATTTAAACGTTTTGATACTGCAGCTATGTCTATTGGCGCATTGAGCCCTGAAGCTCATGAAGCTTTAGCTATAGCGATGAACCGTTTAGGTGGTAATTCAAACTCAGGTGAGGGTGGCGAAGACGTAAAACGTTTTGGTAACGAGAAAAACTCTAATATCAAACAAATAGCTTCTGGTCGTTTTGGTGTAACACCTCATTATTTAGTTAACGCTAAAATATTACAAATTAAAGTCGCACAGGGCGCTAAGCCTGGTGAAGGTGGTCAGTTACCAGGTGATAAAGTGAATGCCTATATTGCTGAACTACGTCACTCTGTGCCAGGTGTCACCTTGATTTCACCTCCACCACATCACGATATTTATTCAATCGAAGATTTGGCTCAGTTAATTTTTGACTTAAAACAAGTTAACCCTGAAGCCTTAATCTCGGTGAAATTAGTATCTGAACCAGGTGTAGGCACCATAGCATGTGGTGTTGCTAAAGCTTATGCAGACTTAATCACTATCTCTGGTTATGACGGTGGAACAGGTGCAAGCCCGTTAACATCAGTTAAATATGCAGGTAGCCCTTGGGAGTTAGGTTTAGCCGAAACTCAGCAAGCGTTAGTAAGCAATGGTTTACGTCATAAAGTACGAGTGCAAACAGACGGCGGCTTAAAAACTGGATTAGACGTAGTTAAAGGTGCCATTTTAGGAGCTGAAAGTTTCGGTTTTGGTACTGGACCTATGGTTGCCTTAGGATGTAAATATCTACGTATTTGTCACTTGAACAATTGTGCGACAGGTATTGCAACACAAGACGAAAACTTAAGGGATAACCACTTTATTGGTTTACCCGAAATGGTAATGAACTACTTTAGGTTTGTTGCCCAAGAAGTACGTGAAATCATGGCTTCTTTAGGTGTCAGTAAATTAGATGACTTAATTGGTCGTACAGATTTATTGAAAGTATTGGACGGCGTTACAGCTAAACAAAACAAATTAGATCTACAGCCTATTTTAGCTAAACCTGAAGCTGGCGATCACACTAAACTGTTCTGCAGTGAAGGCGCTAATGCTCCAGCGGATAAAGGCGACTTAAATAAACAGTTATTAACTGACTTACAGACAAGTGTCGAAACCAAAGCTGGTGGTGTATTCAATTATAACATCCGTAATACTGACCGTTCTGTAGGTGCCATTATTTCTGGTTTAATTGCTAAAAATTATGGCAATAAAGGGATGGACGAGCATCCAATTAAACTAAACTTTACCGGTACAGCCGGGCAAAGCTTTGGTGTTTGGAACGCTGGCGGTCTAGAAATGACAATTTCTGGTGATGCCAACGATTATGTAGGTAAAGGTATGGCTGGCGGTAAATTAGTCATTCATCCGCCTAGAGGCGTAAGCTTTAAATCTAACGAAAGTGTCATTGCGGGTAACACCTGTTTATATGGTGCCACAGGCGGTAAATTATTTGCAGCTGGTTTAGCTGGAGAACGATTTGCAGTACGTAACTCTGGCGCAATCGCTGTAGTTGAAGGTATAGGTGACAACGGTTGCGAATATATGACTGGTGGTATCGTAGCTGTACTTGGTCGCACTGGCGTTAACTTTGGTGCCGGTATGACAGGTGGTTTTGCCTATATCCTTGATGAGTCAGATGATATTGAGCAGCGTGTGAATGGCGATTTAGTAGAAATGTTATCTATCGAAGATAAATCAATATTGACTGAACACCTACGTGGTCTGATTAATCAGCATTACGAAGAAACAGGCAGTGAACATGCGCATAATATTTTAAGTAATTTTGCCACGTTCTTACCTAAGTTTAGACTGGTTAAACCTAAAACCAGTGATGTTAAAAATTTACTTGGTCACATAAGTCGGTCTACTGCCGAACTTCGTGTTCAAGTGCAATAA
- a CDS encoding DUF2937 family protein — protein MKFITDYLRLIIFCSGLLMGIQIPAVVDQYQKRVDAHLTEAVELLAGFQQTADRYFNGSMSALISHYENSSDAIFRDDAVNIRFMSDRVVELQNEMSALQASAVFRTSHVLFFANKKLLSETMQQYSYMILLDPAALIWGVVIALFLAGIIDILLAGLLYWVKRNQQADNNT, from the coding sequence ATGAAATTTATTACTGATTACCTGCGCTTGATTATTTTTTGTAGTGGTTTATTGATGGGGATCCAAATTCCCGCTGTGGTCGATCAATATCAAAAACGAGTCGATGCTCATTTAACTGAAGCGGTTGAACTGTTAGCTGGATTTCAACAAACGGCTGATAGATATTTTAATGGCAGTATGTCTGCCTTGATTAGTCATTACGAAAACAGTAGTGATGCTATTTTTCGTGATGATGCGGTCAATATTCGGTTTATGTCTGACCGAGTGGTAGAACTACAAAATGAAATGTCTGCATTACAAGCTTCAGCAGTATTTCGCACCAGTCATGTATTATTTTTTGCCAACAAAAAACTACTTTCAGAAACCATGCAGCAATACAGTTACATGATCTTACTAGATCCTGCCGCTTTGATTTGGGGGGTGGTGATTGCACTTTTTCTGGCTGGTATAATAGATATCTTGCTGGCCGGTTTACTATATTGGGTAAAACGTAACCAACAAGCTGATAATAATACTTGA
- a CDS encoding malectin domain-containing carbohydrate-binding protein → MSFHKFKHCKTYLQLSTPHLDLKKYSTAFLLTTSMLFSACGGSSDPADPTTKPVEPAPTVEPMSVTGISQDELIAANESLIITAKSANLTNTVLILNGKEISSINSAPFQFSASSLAELAELPIGRHEIEVKGTVDGKEQSISFAFKKDGEYLATYAAVNYVYENSPYPVDSITEIAGIPFTAKEGGWIDIAGDAEVEGTDADTLYTRELAGDSIHLAHQVSNGNYIVELHFAEVWFNGTTRAGRDARVFDVKIEDELVADDLDVFAEVGFLTAYTIKNNELLVEDGELNIALEGVIGDAKINAYSIQRLLNAWQDEDSDGIVNFDDKCLGTAESVEIDEDGCALPPDPGEAPVKINGGIFLEKDGLLVVEMESTDHTDGWKFETGRDATGPGYLNMLAPQAAWKPANIKEVIKVRIKIENPGRYQFAWRNLITKPGVPSTEHNDSYLKIYADNFYGQKGENIVCPKVLEPENQCVPAGRSLAGEAALGYFKIWRSGSPIDVWNWSSNTSDSDGHTVFAEFDDTGEYAVEIANRSDYHAIDRFVLFRDGNESNNVAKSVALDLNTPESAREP, encoded by the coding sequence ATGAGCTTTCACAAATTTAAGCATTGTAAAACTTACCTTCAATTATCCACCCCGCACCTAGATCTAAAAAAATATTCAACTGCATTTTTATTAACCACCAGCATGTTATTCAGTGCCTGTGGCGGTAGCTCGGATCCTGCAGATCCCACAACAAAACCGGTGGAGCCTGCACCAACAGTTGAACCTATGAGTGTCACAGGCATAAGCCAAGATGAGTTAATTGCTGCGAATGAAAGTTTAATCATTACTGCAAAGTCAGCCAATTTAACCAATACAGTGTTAATCCTGAATGGGAAAGAAATATCTAGTATTAACAGCGCACCTTTTCAGTTTTCCGCGTCAAGCCTAGCTGAATTAGCTGAGTTGCCCATTGGGCGTCATGAGATAGAGGTAAAAGGGACGGTAGATGGCAAAGAACAAAGCATAAGTTTTGCTTTTAAAAAGGACGGGGAATACTTAGCTACTTACGCTGCGGTTAACTATGTTTATGAAAATAGTCCTTACCCGGTAGACTCAATCACTGAGATTGCTGGGATCCCTTTTACAGCCAAGGAAGGTGGCTGGATAGATATTGCCGGTGATGCAGAAGTTGAAGGCACAGATGCAGATACTTTATATACTCGAGAATTAGCGGGCGACAGTATTCATTTAGCCCATCAAGTTTCTAACGGCAATTACATTGTTGAGTTACATTTCGCAGAAGTTTGGTTTAACGGTACAACTAGAGCGGGCCGTGACGCTAGAGTATTTGATGTGAAAATTGAAGACGAGTTAGTCGCAGATGACTTAGATGTATTTGCTGAAGTGGGTTTTTTAACGGCCTATACCATTAAGAATAATGAATTATTGGTAGAAGATGGTGAGCTAAACATTGCGCTTGAAGGAGTAATTGGCGATGCAAAAATTAATGCATATTCGATTCAACGCCTTCTAAATGCTTGGCAAGACGAAGACTCTGATGGAATAGTCAATTTTGATGATAAATGTTTGGGTACAGCTGAAAGTGTAGAAATAGATGAGGATGGTTGTGCTTTACCTCCAGACCCAGGTGAAGCTCCAGTCAAAATTAATGGCGGCATATTTTTAGAAAAAGATGGGCTATTAGTAGTCGAAATGGAGTCAACTGATCATACAGACGGCTGGAAATTCGAAACAGGCAGAGATGCAACAGGCCCTGGTTATTTGAACATGTTAGCCCCTCAAGCAGCATGGAAACCTGCAAATATTAAAGAAGTCATCAAGGTTAGAATTAAAATTGAAAATCCAGGTCGCTATCAATTCGCATGGCGTAATTTGATCACTAAACCTGGGGTGCCCTCTACTGAACATAATGATAGTTACTTAAAAATATATGCCGATAATTTTTACGGCCAAAAAGGTGAAAATATTGTTTGCCCGAAAGTATTAGAGCCTGAAAATCAATGTGTCCCAGCCGGCCGAAGTTTAGCTGGAGAAGCCGCACTTGGTTACTTTAAAATCTGGCGTTCAGGATCACCTATTGATGTATGGAATTGGTCCAGCAATACCAGTGATAGCGACGGTCATACGGTTTTTGCTGAGTTCGATGATACAGGTGAATATGCAGTAGAAATAGCAAATCGCTCTGACTACCATGCTATTGATAGGTTTGTGTTATTTCGCGATGGCAACGAAAGTAATAACGTCGCCAAATCTGTGGCGTTAGACCTCAATACTCCAGAATCAGCTAGAGAACCATAA
- a CDS encoding DsbA family oxidoreductase: MSTQLTIDIVSDVSCPWCIIGYKALEQALQNIAPQVQANITWQPFELNPQMPQEGQEITEHITQKYGISEQQAEQNRETIKQRGLAVGYEFGVRGGGRIYNTFDAHRLLHWAEEQGKQTELKLALFDLYFKQEGNPSDHQQLLSVVELVGLDVEQAKAILNSDKFTTEVRKQQQHYQSAGISSVPAVIVNNKHLISGGQPTEVFEQALKQIAQEVESV, from the coding sequence ATGAGCACGCAATTAACAATCGATATAGTTTCAGATGTATCTTGTCCATGGTGCATTATTGGCTATAAGGCTCTTGAACAAGCTTTGCAAAATATAGCGCCACAAGTGCAAGCAAATATCACTTGGCAACCTTTTGAGCTCAATCCGCAGATGCCACAAGAAGGGCAAGAAATCACAGAGCATATTACCCAGAAGTATGGCATCAGTGAACAACAGGCAGAACAAAACCGAGAAACCATCAAACAGAGAGGTTTAGCTGTAGGTTACGAATTTGGCGTCAGAGGGGGAGGTCGAATTTATAATACCTTTGACGCACATAGGTTATTACATTGGGCTGAAGAGCAAGGTAAGCAGACAGAATTAAAGCTTGCTCTATTTGATTTATATTTTAAGCAAGAAGGTAATCCTAGTGATCATCAACAGCTTTTATCTGTAGTCGAATTAGTAGGACTGGATGTTGAGCAAGCTAAAGCTATTTTGAACTCAGATAAATTCACTACTGAAGTGAGAAAACAACAGCAACATTATCAATCTGCCGGGATAAGTTCAGTTCCCGCAGTGATTGTGAATAACAAACACCTTATTAGTGGCGGCCAACCCACTGAAGTGTTTGAACAGGCTTTAAAACAAATTGCCCAAGAAGTTGAGAGTGTATAA
- a CDS encoding FAD-dependent oxidoreductase: MSKNIYQFVDVERIDPPKKPSIVRREEFAEIYQSMSETQVAGQADRCLDCGNPYCEWKCPVHNFIPQWLSLANEGRIFEAAELSSKTNTLPEVCGRVCPQDRLCEGACTLNDEFGAVTIGSIEKYITDTAFKQGWRPDMSKVVKTDKKVAIIGAGPAGLGCADILVRNGVTPVVFDKYEKIGGLLTFGIPSFKLEKSVMSLRHEIFTEMGIEFVLNTEIGKDVPFQDLLDGYDAVFLGMGTYKPMQGGFDNEKAPGVYEALPYLIANVNRQLGLEKSATDFVDMKGKKVVVLGGGDTTMDCVRTAIRQGATEVTCAYRRDEASMPGSRREVVNAREEGVNFSFNLMPLDIAVNDKGETIGVTMVKTEMGQPDAEGRRRPVVIEGSEHVLEADAVIIAFGFQPSPAPWFADYGIILDEKGRVRAPRNGKYAFQTSNPKIFSGGDMVRGSDLVVTAIDEGRVAAEGILDYLRV, from the coding sequence ATGTCTAAGAATATATACCAGTTCGTTGATGTAGAACGTATTGACCCGCCTAAGAAGCCCTCGATCGTTAGACGTGAAGAGTTTGCTGAAATTTATCAGTCAATGAGTGAAACCCAAGTAGCCGGTCAAGCTGACCGCTGCTTAGATTGTGGTAACCCTTATTGCGAGTGGAAATGCCCTGTTCATAACTTCATTCCTCAATGGTTAAGTTTAGCCAATGAAGGACGTATTTTTGAAGCCGCAGAATTATCTAGTAAGACCAACACTTTGCCAGAGGTATGTGGACGTGTTTGTCCACAAGATCGTTTGTGTGAAGGAGCTTGTACTCTAAACGATGAATTTGGTGCAGTGACAATTGGTAGTATTGAAAAGTACATTACCGATACAGCCTTTAAACAAGGTTGGCGTCCAGATATGTCAAAAGTTGTTAAAACAGACAAGAAAGTCGCCATTATCGGAGCCGGACCTGCAGGTTTAGGTTGTGCCGATATTTTGGTAAGAAATGGTGTGACTCCAGTTGTTTTCGATAAATACGAAAAAATTGGTGGTTTGTTAACCTTTGGAATTCCTTCGTTCAAATTAGAAAAAAGTGTGATGTCATTACGTCACGAAATTTTTACTGAAATGGGCATTGAGTTTGTACTTAATACCGAAATTGGTAAAGACGTGCCTTTCCAAGATTTATTAGACGGATACGATGCCGTATTCCTTGGTATGGGTACTTATAAACCTATGCAAGGTGGATTCGATAACGAAAAAGCACCGGGTGTATACGAAGCACTTCCTTACCTAATTGCCAATGTTAATCGTCAATTAGGTTTAGAAAAGTCTGCTACTGATTTTGTTGATATGAAAGGCAAAAAAGTTGTAGTACTAGGTGGTGGAGATACCACTATGGACTGTGTTAGAACAGCCATACGTCAAGGTGCTACTGAAGTAACTTGTGCTTATCGTCGTGATGAAGCCAGCATGCCTGGATCTCGTCGTGAAGTAGTCAATGCTCGTGAAGAAGGGGTTAACTTTAGTTTTAACCTAATGCCATTAGACATTGCTGTTAATGACAAGGGTGAAACGATTGGGGTAACTATGGTTAAGACTGAAATGGGTCAACCAGATGCTGAAGGTCGTCGTCGTCCGGTTGTGATTGAAGGTTCAGAACATGTACTTGAAGCAGATGCGGTAATCATTGCTTTTGGTTTCCAACCTAGTCCCGCTCCTTGGTTTGCTGATTACGGTATCATCTTAGATGAAAAAGGCCGTGTTCGTGCCCCAAGAAACGGTAAATACGCTTTCCAAACGTCTAATCCTAAAATATTTTCAGGTGGTGACATGGTGCGTGGTTCTGACTTAGTGGTAACCGCCATTGATGAAGGTCGTGTAGCAGCTGAAGGTATTTTGGATTATCTTCGAGTTTAG
- a CDS encoding alpha/beta hydrolase, which produces MSKRIFKCVLRMAVFLFVLLSTSSANANNEEVAWDKLQGLGQVESFAITNPSKTKNTFPYHIFVRLPEEYKKSDKQTFPVLYLLDGGTNFPLMVGMYTHLRWMKDIPPMIIVGISYGTHDWRQGNDRSHDFTAPSKEREHWGGAAVFEEFVEHRLMPIIQQKYLVDKDKQVLFGQSLAGQFALYSSMYGKAPFYGVIASNPALYRNLDYFKRPLSARTHRPKVFVSIAEFDDQKYKIPSTEWVGFWQKQQPDWQANFVTLAGQNHLSATPDTIRNGLIWLFKE; this is translated from the coding sequence ATGTCTAAAAGAATATTCAAATGTGTGCTGCGAATGGCTGTTTTTTTGTTTGTATTACTCTCGACTAGTTCCGCCAATGCCAATAATGAAGAGGTTGCTTGGGATAAACTACAGGGATTGGGGCAAGTAGAAAGTTTTGCTATTACTAATCCGAGTAAAACTAAAAATACATTCCCTTATCATATTTTTGTGCGCCTTCCTGAAGAATATAAAAAATCAGATAAACAAACTTTTCCTGTCCTGTATTTATTAGATGGTGGAACCAACTTTCCGCTGATGGTAGGCATGTATACCCATCTCAGGTGGATGAAAGATATTCCGCCCATGATAATAGTGGGTATTAGTTATGGAACTCACGATTGGCGTCAAGGTAACGACCGCAGTCATGATTTTACTGCGCCATCTAAAGAACGAGAACACTGGGGCGGTGCTGCGGTGTTTGAAGAATTTGTTGAGCATAGATTAATGCCTATTATTCAGCAAAAATACCTAGTAGATAAAGATAAGCAGGTATTATTTGGCCAGTCTTTAGCAGGTCAATTTGCTTTATATTCCAGTATGTATGGTAAGGCGCCTTTTTATGGAGTGATTGCTAGCAATCCGGCGTTATATCGTAATTTAGACTATTTTAAACGGCCGTTAAGTGCCCGCACTCATCGACCTAAGGTGTTTGTTTCTATTGCCGAATTTGATGACCAAAAATATAAAATTCCGTCCACTGAATGGGTTGGTTTTTGGCAGAAACAACAGCCAGACTGGCAAGCTAATTTTGTCACTTTAGCTGGTCAAAATCATTTGTCTGCGACTCCAGATACTATTAGAAATGGTTTAATTTGGTTATTTAAAGAATGA